Proteins co-encoded in one Actinomadura luteofluorescens genomic window:
- a CDS encoding pentapeptide repeat-containing protein, with protein sequence MLDKRRTGRHQWFNTSGILLTIVLTALGLYFTRQTLVSSQQVQITDRYTKAVEQLGSPQQEVRLGAIYALDRLAADSGRDHNTIMDVLAAYVRVHAPAPNAQTPNARTPREPAADVQAALTVLVGNDRARQPRPLDLHGVRIPGADLASSASNSARRDTYFHGPFLTVTQLRRAGWYVADLRGAILEGADLSGAALGAADLGSSDLRRAVLRDAHLHGARLHGADLTGAQLMGADLRGADLTHVLGMTPDRIRKSALTDPTTRF encoded by the coding sequence TTGCTGGACAAGCGGCGAACCGGGCGGCATCAGTGGTTCAACACCAGCGGCATCCTGCTGACGATCGTGCTCACCGCGCTCGGCCTGTACTTCACCCGGCAGACCCTGGTCAGCAGCCAGCAGGTCCAGATCACCGACCGGTACACCAAAGCCGTCGAACAACTCGGCTCCCCTCAGCAGGAGGTCCGGCTCGGCGCCATCTACGCGCTTGACCGGCTCGCCGCCGATTCCGGCCGCGATCACAACACGATCATGGATGTCCTGGCGGCCTACGTGCGTGTCCACGCCCCCGCACCCAACGCCCAAACACCCAATGCCCGGACACCCCGCGAGCCCGCCGCCGACGTACAGGCCGCGCTGACCGTCCTGGTCGGCAACGACCGGGCCCGCCAACCCCGCCCACTCGACCTGCACGGCGTCCGGATACCGGGCGCCGACCTCGCCAGTTCCGCATCCAACAGTGCCCGAAGAGACACCTACTTCCACGGCCCGTTTCTCACCGTCACCCAACTGCGGCGCGCGGGCTGGTACGTCGCGGACCTGCGCGGTGCGATCCTGGAGGGCGCGGATCTGAGCGGTGCCGCGCTGGGAGCCGCCGATCTGGGCAGCAGCGACCTGCGCCGGGCCGTCCTGCGCGACGCCCACTTGCACGGCGCGCGACTGCACGGCGCGGACCTGACCGGCGCGCAACTGATGGGCGCCGATCTACGCGGCGCCGACCTGACCCATGTGCTGGGGATGACGCCGGATCGGATCCGCAAAAGCGCCCTGACCGACCCCACCACCCGATTCTGA